The following proteins are encoded in a genomic region of Prochlorococcus marinus XMU1408:
- a CDS encoding DUF3110 domain-containing protein encodes MLVHVLLYEAGTESEGIHSLELKGSTVILMFQDRDDAERYCGLLEAQDFPTPSVEELTRVDIEAFCVEAGYEARFVEKGFIPSTDEERLMISPPLSNLEVGNWNNQENIIDKSTSNDQLDDIKKRLENLL; translated from the coding sequence ATGTTGGTTCACGTCCTTTTGTATGAAGCGGGGACTGAAAGTGAGGGGATACATTCCCTAGAGCTAAAGGGTTCAACTGTAATCCTTATGTTCCAAGATAGGGACGATGCAGAAAGATATTGCGGTCTCCTCGAAGCTCAGGATTTCCCAACTCCATCAGTCGAGGAATTGACTCGAGTTGATATTGAGGCATTTTGCGTTGAGGCTGGATATGAAGCTCGTTTTGTCGAGAAGGGTTTTATTCCAAGTACTGATGAAGAGCGACTTATGATTTCTCCACCTCTTTCTAATTTAGAAGTAGGAAACTGGAATAATCAAGAAAATATAATAGATAAATCTACCTCTAATGATCAACTCGATGATATAAAAAAACGTTTGGAAAATCTTTTATGA
- the murQ gene encoding N-acetylmuramic acid 6-phosphate etherase, with translation MINSVNDNYRILTEHINLTSIDLDTKSTNEIVKIFSEADKEPQKAVENSIPEIVKAIDLITLRLQDNGRLFYIGTGTSGRLGVLDASECPPTFCTNPDLVQGIIAGGIPSLTRSSESLEDISEIAISDLKDRNFSNRDVLIGITASGRTPYVFGALNYSKSINALTISISSVPETDSTLDNDIDIRLITGPEVLAGSTRLKAGTATKMALNIISTSVMIKLGKVYGNRMIDLSVSNDKLIDRAIGILFDIASVDKETAVQLLKDTNGSVKLSLLIALSGMDVIDAKQLLNDSKGNLRTALTTLNVIKL, from the coding sequence ATGATTAATTCAGTAAATGATAATTATCGAATATTAACCGAGCATATTAATTTAACTTCAATAGATTTAGATACTAAATCGACTAATGAAATAGTAAAGATTTTTTCAGAAGCTGATAAAGAACCTCAAAAGGCTGTCGAGAATTCAATTCCAGAAATAGTTAAAGCAATTGATTTAATTACATTGAGGCTTCAGGATAATGGTAGATTGTTTTATATTGGTACTGGTACATCAGGAAGATTAGGTGTACTAGATGCCTCAGAATGCCCTCCAACTTTTTGTACGAATCCAGATTTGGTTCAGGGAATAATCGCTGGAGGTATACCATCCTTAACAAGAAGTTCTGAATCTTTAGAGGATATATCAGAGATTGCAATCTCTGATCTTAAAGATAGAAATTTTTCAAATCGAGACGTCTTAATAGGTATAACAGCAAGTGGCAGAACTCCATATGTTTTCGGAGCATTAAACTATTCTAAAAGTATAAATGCACTAACTATTTCTATTTCATCAGTTCCAGAAACTGATTCAACTTTAGATAATGATATCGATATTAGACTCATTACTGGACCAGAGGTTCTTGCTGGTTCCACAAGATTAAAAGCTGGAACGGCTACTAAGATGGCTTTAAATATAATTTCTACATCTGTGATGATCAAATTAGGAAAGGTTTATGGCAATAGAATGATTGATTTATCAGTGAGTAATGATAAATTAATTGATCGAGCAATTGGCATCCTATTTGATATTGCCTCAGTTGATAAAGAAACTGCTGTTCAACTTTTAAAGGATACAAACGGATCTGTAAAATTATCTTTATTAATCGCTTTGTCTGGTATGGATGTTATTGATGCTAAGCAATTACTTAATGATTCAAAGGGCAATTTAAGAACAGCACTAACTACGCTAAATGTTATTAAATTATAG
- a CDS encoding peptidylprolyl isomerase: protein MSKVLMNTDKGQLTIDLFDNDAPKTVDNFLKLVKEGFYDGLSFHRVINGFMAQGGCPNTREGSRGIPGTGGPGYSIDCEINSNKHVAGSLSMAHAGKDTGGSQFFLVHAPQPHLDGVHTVFGKTEDMQILLSITNGTKINSVSLLK from the coding sequence ATGTCTAAAGTATTGATGAACACAGATAAAGGCCAATTGACTATTGACCTGTTTGATAATGATGCACCCAAAACTGTAGATAACTTTTTGAAGTTAGTTAAAGAAGGTTTTTACGATGGACTTTCTTTCCACAGAGTAATTAATGGCTTTATGGCTCAAGGCGGATGTCCGAATACTAGAGAGGGATCAAGAGGGATTCCTGGAACTGGTGGGCCTGGATATTCTATTGATTGTGAAATAAATTCTAACAAACATGTTGCTGGTTCTCTTTCTATGGCTCACGCAGGAAAAGATACTGGCGGCAGCCAATTCTTTTTAGTTCATGCTCCACAACCTCACTTGGATGGAGTACATACTGTCTTTGGTAAAACTGAAGATATGCAAATCCTTCTATCTATTACTAATGGTACAAAAATTAATAGTGTAAGTCTTTTAAAATAG